In Humulus lupulus chromosome 6, drHumLupu1.1, whole genome shotgun sequence, a single genomic region encodes these proteins:
- the LOC133785509 gene encoding uncharacterized protein LOC133785509: protein MAANSQQFGIRQHPNPPPKSVNEVSTSNANQLGQQLAQLIAVVQQLALGQQVWPCVIRQVMGHATDTCPTLFEGETEGVNVVGNFPSQLRQMYYEPFSQTYNLGWHDHPNFCYANHQQVVPWSTPVRPPSFSLQQRSQQNYAPRPSQAPKAAQPPSAKPSTEDLIDAIATNMLQFQQTTQVSIKSLVNQVVQLAASYNRLEAHLSNKLPSQPERNPKENKKSHKSTMSTYVPRPPFPSRLKKFKKEEADKEILETFCKVEGDEKISVGENVSVVLQKKLPPKCKDPRTLTILFMIGNKRIERCMIYLGVLISVMSYSSHASLNLGPLKETGVIVQLANRTNAYPLGVVEDVLVKVDGLVFPADFYILEMGDA, encoded by the exons atggctgCCAACTCACAACAGTTTGGCATTCGCCAACATCCTAATCCACCACCCAAATCAGTTAATGAAGTGAGCACTTCTAATGCTAATCAGCTTGGTCAACAATTAGCTCAATTAATTGCAGTGGTACAACAACTTGCTTTAGGCCAACAGGTGTGGCCATGTGTAATACGTCAGGTTATGGGGCACGCTACTGATACTTGCCCTACTCTATTTGAGGGAGAGACTGAGGGTGTTAATGTTGTAGGTAATTTCCCAAGTCAATTACGTCAGATGTACTATGAACCTTTTTCACAAACTTATAATCTTGGCTGGCATGATCATCCAAATTTTTGTTATGCGAATCACCAACAAGTTGTTCCATGGTCTACACCTGTGAGACCACCTAGTTTTTCTCTTCAACAACGATCTCAACAGAACTATGCACCTAGACCATCACAAGCACCaaaagctgctcaaccaccaagTGCAAAACCCTCTACTGAAGATTTAATCGATGCAATTGCTACAAATATGCTTCAGTTTCAACAAACTACCCAAGTGTCCATCAAAAGTTTGGTGAATCAGGTGGTTCAACTAGCGGCATCATATAACAGGTTGGAAGCTCATCTTTCTAATAAATTGCCTTCACAACCTGAGAGGAATCCCAAGGAGAAT AAaaagtcacataaatcaactaTGTCAACCTATGTCCCTCGTCCGCCTTTTCCAAGCAGGTTGAAAAAGTTTAAGAAAGAGGAAGCGGACAAGGAAATTCTTGAGACTTTTTGCAAAGTTGAG GGTGATGAAaagataagtgtgggggagaaCGTCTCTGTTGTTCTCCAAAAGAAGCTGCCACCAAAATGCAAGGATCCTAGAACCCTTACAATTCTTTTTATGATTGGGAATAAAAGGATTGAGCGGTGTATGATATATTTGGGAGTATTGATTAGTGTCATGTCATATTCATCACATGCTTCTTTAAATCTTGGGCCACTAAAGGAGACAGGAGTTATTGTTCAGTTGGCCAATCGCACTAATGCTTATCCTTTAGGGGTAGTTGAAGATGTGCTGGTAAAGGTTGATGGACTTGTCTTTCCAGCAGATTTCTATATACTTGAAATGGGGGATGCATAA